In the Onychostoma macrolepis isolate SWU-2019 chromosome 09, ASM1243209v1, whole genome shotgun sequence genome, one interval contains:
- the rpl8 gene encoding large ribosomal subunit protein uL2 codes for MGRVIRGQRKGAGSVFKAHVKHRKGAAKLRHIDFAERHGYIKGIVKDIIHDPGRGAPLAKVVFRDPYRFKKRTELFIAAEGIHTGQFIYCGKKAQLNIGNVLPVGTMPEGTIVCCLEEKPGDRGKLARASGNYATVISHNPETKKSRVKLPSGSKKVISSANRAVVGVVAGGGRIDKPILKAGRAYHKYKAKRNCWPRVRGVAMNPVEHPFGGGNHQHIGKPSTIRRDAPAGRKVGLIAARRTGRLRGTKTVQDKEN; via the exons ATGGGACGTGTGATCAGGGGTCAGAGAAAAGGTGCGGGCTCCGTCTTCAAAGCCCATGTCAAGCACAGAAAAGGTGCTGCTAAACTCCGTCATATCGACTTCGCTGAACGCCATGGCTACATCAAGGGGATTGTGAAG GACATCATTCACGACCCTGGCCGTGGAGCTCCACTGGCTAAGGTGGTGTTCCGTGACCCATACCGCTTCAAGAAGAGGACAGAGCTGTTCATTGCAGCTGAAGGCATCCACACTGGGCAGTTCATCTACTGTGGCAAGAAAG CCCAGCTGAACATTGGCAATGTGCTCCCCGTTGGCACCATGCCCGAGGGTACCATTGTCTGCTGTCTGGAGGAGAAGCCTGGAGATAGAGGCAAACTCGCTCGTGCATCTGGAAACTACGCCACAGTCATCTCCCATAACCCTGAGACCAAGAAATCCAGAGTCAAGCTTCCATCTGGATCCAAAAAGGTCATCTCTTCTGCAAACAGAGCTGTTGTTG GTGTTGTTGCTGGTGGTGGTCGTATTGACAAACCCATCCTGAAGGCAGGACGTGCATACCACAAGTACAAGGCCAAGAGGAACTGCTGGCCTCGTGTCCGTGGTGTGGCTATGAAC CCTGTTGAGCATCCCTTCGGTGGTGGTAACCATCAGCATATTGGCAAGCCCTCAACAATCAGGAGGGACGCACCCGCTGGACGCAAGGTCGGTCTCATCGCTGCCCGTCGTACTGGCAGACTGCGTGGAACAAAGACCGTCCAGGACAAGGAAAACTAA